The DNA sequence GTCTTTTTTTACGCGGCTGGTCGATCATGTTCGCGTGCGTGGGCGCGATCTTCGTGCTCGCGCCGAACGGCACGATCCGCGCGATCAACGGCCTCGGCGCGTGGATGGGCGATTTCCCGCCCGCGCCCGAGTCCGAGCTGCGTTTTTGGCTCTCGCTCGGCTTCGCCTACATGGTGCTCGTCACCGTGCTCGCGTGGGTCGCGTCGAACGATCCGTATCGCCGACGCGGACTGCTGCTGATTCTCGCGTCGGGCAAGGCCGCGTCGAGCCTGTCGTGCCTCGCGTTTTATCTGTGGACCGAGCCGAGTTTCATCTATCTGCTCAACTTCCTCGTTGACGGATCGATCGTTTTGCAGATGGTGCCCGCGTGGGCGGCGGCGGGGCTGCTCGCGCCGAAATCGGAATCGGGCGGACCGACGATCCCCGGCCATGACGCGCGCGAGCGGCGCGTGATGCGTCTCGCCCTCGGCCACATGTATCCCGCGGGCGGTCGCGCCGGGTTGTCCGCGGCGGACGTTCACCTGGAAGAATCGCTGTGGAATTACGCGGCAACGCAGGGCCCGGCGGTGGTGGCGGGATTTCGCGCACTCGCGTGGATTCTGGAGTGGGGCACGATCCTCTTCGCGCGAACGCTCACGCCGTTTTCGGGCCTGCCCGATCGCGACGCCGAGCGCTACCTCTCCGGCTGGCTCGAAAGCCCGTGGTACCCGCGTCGCATGGTGCTGTTTCAACTGCGTTTCATCGCCGACATGCACTATTTCGCGGACGCGCGGGTGAAGGCCAACTTGGGATATGCCGCCGCGCCGCTGCCCGCCGAAACGGGTCCGTTGGCAGAGAACTCGCGCGATTTCGCCCCCTCGGTGTGGGCGTGGAAATCGGCCGCGCACGCAGCGAAACGAGCGCCGAAAAAAGCCGCGAAGACATTGACCGCGCGCGCCGCGAAAGGAGGCGCGCGATGATCGCCATCGATCACTCCCGCGTCGAGGACGGCCGCGCGCAACGCGCCGATCGCCATCTGTCCGCGGATGTCGTCGTGATCGGTACGGGCGCGGGCGGCGCGGTGGCCGCCGCGACCTTGGCCGAGGGCGGCGCGAACGTACTCATGATCGAGGAGGGCGGCTATTTCACCGGGCGCGATTTTCGCGGCGACCCGATGGAAGGCTTCAACACGCTCTACCGTTCGGGCGGGCTGACCGCCACGGTCGGCAACGTCGTGATCGCCCTGCCGATGGGCAAATGCGTGGGCGGAACGACGACGATCAACTCGGGCACGTGCTACCGAACGCCGGACTGGGTGCTCGACGAATGGCGCACGCTGCACGGCGTCGAGGCGATGTCCGCGGCGGACATGGCGGACGATTTCGCCGAAGTCGAGCGCGCGCTCGGCGTGAAACCCGTGCCGGAGGGAAATCTGAATGAGGGAGCGCGCCGGTTCGCGGCGGGCGCAAAATTGCTGGGCTATGACGGCGCGCCGATTCCGCGCAACGAGCACGGCTGCCGCGCCACGGGCGTGTGCGCGTTCGGCTGCCCGCGCGACGCCAAAGCCGCGACGAGCGTGTCGTATGTGCCGCGCGCGCTGGCGGCGGGGGCGCGGCTCGCGACGTGGTGCAAGGTCGATCGTATCCTCACCGATCGCGGCCGCGCCGTGGGCGTGGTTGCTCGGTACACCGACGAAAAGGGCCACGAAACCGGCGCATCGCTACGCGTCGTCGCGAACGCCGTGTTTGTCGCGGCGGGCGCGGTCCACACACCGCGGCTCATCGCGCGGTCCAAGGTCGGCGCGAACGCGAAGCATCTCGGTCATCATCTCCGTACGCATCCCGCGGCCCGCGTCGCCGCCGTGTTTCCCGACGAAATTCGCGGATGGGAAGGTGTGCCGCAAAGCTACAACGTGCATTTCACCAACGAGGGATTTTTCGTGCAGGGCCAGTTCACGCCGCCTGGGGTCGAAGCGTCGATGCTGCCCTTCACCGGTGCGCGTCACCGCGACCTGATGGACCATTTCGACAAGATGACGTCGTTCGGCGCACTGCTCTCCGACACGTCCGAGGGCCGCGTGATCGGCGCGGGCTCGGGCGATCCGCTGCTGTGGTATTGGATGAACGCGCACGACGTGCGCACCATGTCGCGGGCGATTTCGATCACGTCGCAGATCTTTATCGCGGCCGGCGCGCGCGAGGTGTATCCGTGCGTGCGCAAGAGCCCGGTCGTGCGAAGCATGGAAGAGGCGAAGGAGATCGCGAACCTCAAGATCAAGGCGAACGACATCGACATGATGGCGTTTCACCCGATGGGCACCGCGCGCATGGGCGGCGATCCGACGCGCAGCGTGACCGACGCATGGGGCGCCGTGCATGGCGTGCCGGGGCTCTACGTGGCGGACGCGGCGCTCATGCCGGGCTCGACCAAGCTCAACCCGCAGATCACCATCATGGCGCTCGCGCGGCGCGTGGCGCGAAAGTACCTCGCACGGGTATGACGGGATCGGGGGACGAAGTATGAGCGAACCTCTTCGCTGGGGAATTCTGGGCACGGCGAACATCGCGGACGCCGTGGCGACGTCGAGCGCCGCGAGTCCGACGAACACACTTCGCGCCGTGGCGTCGCGCGACGCGTCTCTCGCGCGCGCATGGGCCGATGCGCGCGGGGTTCCGCTCGCCTTCGGATCGTACGACGACCTGCTCGCGTGCGGCGAGATCGACGCGCTGTACATTCCGCTTCCCAACTCGCTTCACGCCCCATGGACGCTGCGCGCGATCGACGCCGGATTGCCGGTGCTGTGCGAGAAGCCCTTCGCCGTGAGCGCCGCGCAGGCCGAGGCCGCGGCGCGCGAGGCGCAACGCGCGGGCGTCATCGTCATGGAAGCCTTCGCCTACGAATTCCATCCGCTCTTTGCGCGGCTTCGCGCACTCATCGCCGAAGGGCGCATCGGGCGGCTCGTGTCGATTTCGTCAGTCTTCACGTGGCGGCTCGATGACCGCACGCAGATTCCGGCGTCGGCCGAGCTCGCGGGCGGCGCACTGATGGATGTGGGGTGTTACGGCGTCCACGCCGCGAGGCGCATCACAGGCCGCGAGCCCGTTCGCGCGATGGCGATGGCGACGGGAAACGCGGTGGACGACTCGCTGTACGGCCTGCTCGAATTTGCCGAGGGCGTCGTGGCCACCATCGAGTGCTCCATCGAATGCGAAGAGTCGCGTCGATTGGAAATTCGCGGCGAGCGCGGATTGCTGCTCGTCGACGACCCGTGGAATCCGCCGGTCGACCACGGACGAATCGTCGTGCGCTCGGGCGGCGAGACCGAAGAGATCGTCACGCCCGGCGGCGACGTGTACCGACTCGAGATCGAACACTTCGAGCGCGCGGTGCGCGGCGTCGAGCCCCTCGCGCACGGGCCGCTCGACGCCGTCGCGACCATGCGCGTCCTCGATTCGCTCGCGGCGTCGGCCCGCGATCGACGCGTGATCGAGAGCGTCTGCTGCTGCGATGCGTGACGCCCATCCGAGTCGAATCCGATGTTGACATCCGCTGCCGCGGCGGATTTGCTGGTTTTTTCACGACCCGAACGGCAGGTGGCCTCGCGATGACCGAACGCCTCAAGACTCCGCGCATCCTCGAACGCTGTCCGATGTTTTCTCACCTGACGCCCGGTGACCGCGAACGCGTGGCGGCGATCGGTTGGGTGCGCGACTTTCGGCGTGGCGAGATGCTCTTCACCGAGGCGGA is a window from the Deltaproteobacteria bacterium genome containing:
- a CDS encoding GMC family oxidoreductase; amino-acid sequence: MIAIDHSRVEDGRAQRADRHLSADVVVIGTGAGGAVAAATLAEGGANVLMIEEGGYFTGRDFRGDPMEGFNTLYRSGGLTATVGNVVIALPMGKCVGGTTTINSGTCYRTPDWVLDEWRTLHGVEAMSAADMADDFAEVERALGVKPVPEGNLNEGARRFAAGAKLLGYDGAPIPRNEHGCRATGVCAFGCPRDAKAATSVSYVPRALAAGARLATWCKVDRILTDRGRAVGVVARYTDEKGHETGASLRVVANAVFVAAGAVHTPRLIARSKVGANAKHLGHHLRTHPAARVAAVFPDEIRGWEGVPQSYNVHFTNEGFFVQGQFTPPGVEASMLPFTGARHRDLMDHFDKMTSFGALLSDTSEGRVIGAGSGDPLLWYWMNAHDVRTMSRAISITSQIFIAAGAREVYPCVRKSPVVRSMEEAKEIANLKIKANDIDMMAFHPMGTARMGGDPTRSVTDAWGAVHGVPGLYVADAALMPGSTKLNPQITIMALARRVARKYLARV
- a CDS encoding Gfo/Idh/MocA family oxidoreductase — protein: MSEPLRWGILGTANIADAVATSSAASPTNTLRAVASRDASLARAWADARGVPLAFGSYDDLLACGEIDALYIPLPNSLHAPWTLRAIDAGLPVLCEKPFAVSAAQAEAAAREAQRAGVIVMEAFAYEFHPLFARLRALIAEGRIGRLVSISSVFTWRLDDRTQIPASAELAGGALMDVGCYGVHAARRITGREPVRAMAMATGNAVDDSLYGLLEFAEGVVATIECSIECEESRRLEIRGERGLLLVDDPWNPPVDHGRIVVRSGGETEEIVTPGGDVYRLEIEHFERAVRGVEPLAHGPLDAVATMRVLDSLAASARDRRVIESVCCCDA